ACCCGGGCGACCTCGCTTTCAATCACATCCTGGGACACCAGTTGCTTGGCTTTCACCTTGAGCCCGGCTGCGTTGGCGCCGCCCACCAGCGACATAGAGCATAAAATCAGAGCAATGTGACGATATTTCATAGCTTCCTCAATTCGTATCACCGATCAAAATTATGGTCGCTGTTGTATATGATTCTGCCGGGCACATCTACCGCTAAGCACGCTTAATAGTGAGAATAGGAAGCAACCTCGAGGTGTTATGAAATTGACCGTTTTAACATCACATGAGTTCCAGAGTCGCCTCGATCAACGTCCGGGCAATGGTACCGGGAGGCGCCACGGGTGGCAGGTTATCCGCCCTGGCCCAAATCGCATCACTGAGCTCGGTATAGTCGGGTTTGAGTTCGCCACCGGCATAGTCGGCCAGAAACCCCATCATCAGGTTCGACGGAAACGCCCAGGGCTGGCTGGCGACATAACGAATATTAGTCACGTCAATACCGGTTTCTTCTTTCACCTCGCGCGCCACGCACTGCTCCAGGGTTTCACCGGCCTCAACAAATCCGGCGATCACTGTGTACATGCCGGTTTTATGGCGCGGATGCTGCGCCAGCAAAACCTGATCGTCTTTTCGGACCGCGACAATCACGCAGGGAGACAAGCGGGGATAATGATGAATCTGGCAAGCCGGGCAAGCCATCGCCAGCTCGTGGACGGCCAGGTGGCAGCGCTCCCCACAGGCGGCACAAAATGCCTGGCTGCTCAGCATATGCGACAGCTGTGTCGCCTTGCCGGCGAGGTTGAATAATTCCCCATCGAGATGCAGTAATTCCCTTTGGGAGTAGAAATGCGCCTCGCCATCGCTTTCAGTCACTTCCAGCCAATACACCGGTTTATCGTGAAAATGACCAATCAGGTGGGCCTGATCGCACGAAAACCCTAATTGTTCAGGCGTAGATAGTGGAAGCGTTTGATTTTCTAAGTATAACTGGCGATCTTTGACGACACACCAATAGGCGACATCTTGGTTATTTAACATCAATGTTACATCCATCCTTGCAGGGTTTGATTTTTACTGGCAATCTAAACTTATCAACGGATGCGATCCGTCAGACAAGGGTCTCTTTTTAAAGAGATTCAACTGTAGTTTCGTCAGTATTGATACTGGCCGATCATGAGGGCATGGTCATGCTAAGTAAATTCGAGCAAGTTCAAAAACAGTGGGGCGGCACCAGCGATGTCATTGATCACTGGCTAATGTCCAGGCAACAACTCCTGATTGACTATTGCAAGCTTGCCGGGCTTCCGCCCTTCGAGCAAAAACAACGTCAACTCCCCACCGCAGCCCAGCTGCAACTGTTCAGCCAGCAATTAGTCGATTACATCTCCGAAGGTCATTTCAAAATTTATGATATGGTCATGGCCCGCTGGAATGCCACCGGTTATTCGCCCACCGAAGAAATTTCAACACTCTACTCGCAAATCACCCGCACCACAGATCCACTGCTCAATTTTGCCGACCGCTACTGCGATATCGCAGAAGACGACGAGCTGCCGGATTTTGACACCGATCTGTCTCTGACAGGTGAGCTGATCGAGTCGCGGTTTGAACTGGAAGACGAGTTAATCGAGCTGATCAGCGAAAGCCTGGCCTGTCCGCCCGGGGCCTGATCGCCCAAGCAGAACCTGTCCTCCACCAGCCTGATGCGCACATCGGGCTGGGTGGTATGACGCCGAAAATCC
Above is a window of Photobacterium sp. TY1-4 DNA encoding:
- the nudC gene encoding NAD(+) diphosphatase; its protein translation is MLNNQDVAYWCVVKDRQLYLENQTLPLSTPEQLGFSCDQAHLIGHFHDKPVYWLEVTESDGEAHFYSQRELLHLDGELFNLAGKATQLSHMLSSQAFCAACGERCHLAVHELAMACPACQIHHYPRLSPCVIVAVRKDDQVLLAQHPRHKTGMYTVIAGFVEAGETLEQCVAREVKEETGIDVTNIRYVASQPWAFPSNLMMGFLADYAGGELKPDYTELSDAIWARADNLPPVAPPGTIARTLIEATLELM
- the rsd gene encoding sigma D regulator produces the protein MLSKFEQVQKQWGGTSDVIDHWLMSRQQLLIDYCKLAGLPPFEQKQRQLPTAAQLQLFSQQLVDYISEGHFKIYDMVMARWNATGYSPTEEISTLYSQITRTTDPLLNFADRYCDIAEDDELPDFDTDLSLTGELIESRFELEDELIELISESLACPPGA